In Croceicoccus sp. Ery15, a genomic segment contains:
- a CDS encoding 5-formyltetrahydrofolate cyclo-ligase produces MKLEAKRNLRKNLRKARLDHVASLPDSVRGLLFRRPPAPIEALVPTGSVIGLYHPTIGEAPTGGYARFFAEAGHPLALPRFADQDAVMEFAQWSDPWGDADLEVGPYGALQPSGDAVVLEPDVLIVPLLGFTASGARLGQGGGHYDRWLAEHPDTLAIGLAWDVQELPALPVEAHDRPLAAVVTPQRMFGPFGLVGAR; encoded by the coding sequence TTGAAGTTGGAAGCCAAGCGCAATCTTCGCAAGAACCTGCGCAAGGCGCGGCTGGATCATGTCGCTTCCTTGCCCGATTCGGTGCGCGGATTGCTGTTCAGGCGCCCGCCCGCCCCGATCGAGGCGCTGGTTCCCACAGGTTCGGTCATCGGCCTGTATCACCCCACTATCGGCGAAGCGCCCACCGGCGGCTATGCCCGTTTTTTCGCAGAGGCCGGCCATCCACTCGCCCTGCCCCGCTTTGCCGATCAGGACGCGGTGATGGAATTTGCGCAATGGTCCGACCCGTGGGGCGATGCCGATCTGGAAGTCGGCCCCTATGGCGCGCTGCAACCGTCGGGCGATGCCGTTGTTCTGGAACCCGATGTGCTGATCGTGCCGCTGCTGGGTTTTACCGCCAGCGGGGCACGACTGGGTCAGGGCGGCGGTCATTACGACCGCTGGCTGGCCGAACATCCCGACACGCTGGCCATCGGCCTTGCGTGGGATGTGCAGGAACTGCCCGCCCTTCCCGTCGAAGCGCATGACAGGCCGCTGGCCGCCGTGGTGACGCCGCAGCGCATGTTCGGCCCCTTCGGACTGGTCGGCGCGCGATGA
- a CDS encoding DUF2842 domain-containing protein, producing MSRPDWQPTWRKPVGILVLLLALMIYAGICVTLVEPISRWHVLLQVPVWLVLGVVWLLPLKRFLIWMETGRWR from the coding sequence ATGAGCAGGCCCGACTGGCAACCGACATGGCGCAAGCCCGTGGGCATCCTTGTGCTGCTGCTCGCGCTGATGATCTATGCCGGAATTTGCGTCACGCTGGTCGAACCGATCTCACGCTGGCATGTCTTGTTGCAGGTGCCGGTGTGGCTGGTGCTCGGCGTGGTCTGGCTGCTCCCGCTCAAGCGTTTCCTGATCTGGATGGAAACGGGCCGCTGGCGCTGA
- the thyA gene encoding thymidylate synthase, with translation MASHAEQTAPSAQESSRARASEERNAHYEDQYLGLMRRVWEQGSERSDRTGVGTRSLFGETMRFDLSGGAMPLITTKRVYWKTATRELLWFLTGDTNIRSLVQQRVGIWTDWPLAKYRAATGEDIGMEEFSARIADDAEFAAQWGELGPVYGKQWVDWPVYLPAGDGLYRKGEGVNQLAGLVDSLRNNPGSRRHILEGWNVAELDQMALPPCHKTYQFHVADGKLNGLMFQRSCDIALGLPFNLWSAALLQVMLAQQAGLEPGEFTWMGGDVHLYLNHADLVEEQLTRSPDGHPKLSILRKPDSIFDYRIEDFAVEGYTPQAHISAPVAV, from the coding sequence ATGGCCAGTCACGCAGAACAAACCGCCCCATCCGCCCAGGAATCTTCGCGCGCGCGTGCGAGCGAAGAAAGAAACGCGCATTACGAAGACCAGTATCTGGGCCTGATGCGCCGCGTTTGGGAGCAAGGAAGCGAGCGGAGCGACCGCACCGGTGTCGGCACGCGATCCCTGTTTGGCGAGACGATGCGATTCGACCTGTCGGGCGGCGCGATGCCGTTGATCACGACAAAGCGCGTGTACTGGAAAACGGCAACCCGCGAATTGCTGTGGTTCCTGACGGGCGACACCAATATCCGCTCGCTGGTGCAACAGCGGGTTGGGATCTGGACCGACTGGCCGCTGGCCAAATATCGCGCCGCGACGGGCGAGGATATCGGCATGGAGGAATTCTCGGCCCGCATCGCCGACGATGCCGAGTTTGCGGCGCAATGGGGAGAGCTTGGGCCGGTTTACGGCAAGCAATGGGTGGACTGGCCGGTCTATCTGCCTGCGGGCGACGGGCTGTACAGAAAAGGCGAGGGGGTCAATCAGCTTGCCGGACTGGTCGACAGCCTGCGTAACAATCCCGGCAGCCGTCGCCACATCCTCGAAGGGTGGAATGTGGCCGAGCTGGACCAGATGGCCCTGCCGCCTTGTCACAAGACCTATCAGTTCCATGTGGCGGACGGAAAGCTCAACGGGCTGATGTTCCAGCGCAGTTGCGACATTGCGCTGGGACTGCCTTTCAACCTGTGGTCGGCGGCCTTGCTGCAAGTGATGCTGGCGCAGCAGGCCGGTCTGGAGCCGGGGGAGTTCACATGGATGGGCGGCGACGTGCATCTTTACCTCAATCACGCCGATCTGGTCGAAGAGCAGCTGACGCGTTCGCCGGACGGCCATCCGAAATTGTCGATCCTGCGCAAGCCGGATTCGATTTTCGACTACCGGATCGAGGATTTCGCGGTCGAGGGCTATACGCCGCAGGCGCATATCTCGGCGCCGGTGGCGGTATAA
- a CDS encoding DUF6875 domain-containing protein, whose product MACFISQRLTRKDSDLGRSGPVCPFARRGSAIGGIRIANCTAGRAEQAQIEGIIAQVRDQFLTWGENSDIPPMLRAYVVTFSALGGAADAALIENVQKRLKPDYVERGLMIGQFYPGCKEGGIHNPEFRPLDAPVISLAVRYMALADAPFMLDDARYRAAFVARHGTAGEMGLALAEQARAAMAG is encoded by the coding sequence ATGGCCTGTTTCATATCGCAAAGGCTCACAAGGAAAGATTCCGATCTGGGCCGCTCCGGCCCGGTTTGCCCGTTCGCCCGACGTGGCTCTGCGATCGGCGGAATCCGAATTGCAAATTGCACTGCCGGTCGCGCTGAGCAGGCGCAGATTGAGGGAATAATAGCGCAAGTCCGCGACCAGTTTCTGACATGGGGCGAGAATTCGGATATCCCGCCCATGTTGCGCGCCTATGTGGTCACCTTTTCGGCGCTTGGCGGCGCCGCCGATGCCGCCTTGATCGAAAATGTGCAGAAGAGGCTGAAGCCCGATTATGTCGAACGGGGGCTGATGATCGGCCAGTTCTATCCGGGCTGTAAGGAAGGCGGCATCCACAATCCCGAATTCCGCCCGCTCGATGCGCCGGTGATCAGCCTTGCCGTGCGTTACATGGCGCTGGCCGATGCCCCGTTCATGCTGGACGATGCGCGTTACCGCGCCGCTTTTGTGGCTAGGCACGGGACTGCGGGTGAAATGGGACTGGCGCTGGCGGAACAAGCCCGCGCGGCTATGGCCGGTTGA
- a CDS encoding amino acid adenylation domain-containing protein: protein MNARSNFPEIARNGSADFETACAQGDLSGLIRLDDMFARQAGCTPDATAILRRGEATSYSDLDRRANAIANTLIARGIGPQDRIAIALPRSVDMIAAMIGAMKAGCVYVPVDTAQPPARIAFMLEDSGARALITLDPALAPQGFTGTLIAADRIDAPDTPPAIATSPTDPAYIFYTSGSTGRPKGVLLGHNACFYIAGSIRHFRDGELSRVAAVTSISFDPSVFEIFAPLACGGTIVLKDDALEPFTADERPTLLQGVPTALRQLARAGAIPDTVIAINSGGETLTRHIADEIYGACAARRIYNHYGPTEASICTSISTIRREDHGVPDIGSPVAGAQVLIRDMMNGDPVADGETGEICIGGPVLAHGYLGDRALTDARFKHDRHSGMRVYRTGDLGRIGPQGRLQFLGRIDDQFKLRGHRVELAEIDDTLVSITGIVDAGTIVIEERGESRLIGFVACCPDAPDDEIALLTAIRESLPASMVPHRIIRIGSIPRLPSGKVDRTELKRMAGEYAGDQSMAKNATATGTADGGETIIETIARLFGEALDRPPLGPSEDFFTAGGDSLMCVEIALRLEEVLDRPIPVNLLTHHSTPNDLFTALNHARNADRLITYDGNPDGDTIFIAPGIRGSDTDYTSLKPLLAHRRLVMLHALPLAADMIRDPQIETLVRALIPLIEAEQPEGVVTLLGYSFGGVVAYALARELDARGRNTRLIIIDTQISHCKAQPIDWLRWTKNEFWPALRQQGFKNAMRRLARSLLFWFPNTIGRFRHEYVPDFITSADPAFVASLVKAATSLRYTPRHAPTLLIVAEKMHPTDLLNSPDGVSGWHGLLHGPDIEIRSIPVTHSELVRRPVVSRISSLLEGWLTNESAGDGIETS, encoded by the coding sequence GTGAACGCGCGAAGCAATTTTCCCGAAATAGCGCGTAACGGATCGGCAGATTTCGAAACGGCATGCGCCCAGGGAGACCTTTCGGGGCTGATCCGCCTCGATGACATGTTCGCGCGGCAGGCGGGGTGCACGCCCGATGCAACCGCGATCCTGCGGCGGGGAGAGGCGACCAGCTATTCCGACCTTGACCGGCGGGCGAACGCCATTGCGAATACGCTGATTGCGCGCGGGATCGGCCCGCAGGACCGTATCGCTATCGCGCTCCCCCGTTCGGTCGATATGATCGCCGCGATGATCGGCGCGATGAAGGCGGGCTGCGTCTATGTACCGGTCGACACGGCCCAGCCGCCTGCACGCATCGCCTTTATGCTGGAGGATAGCGGCGCGCGCGCACTGATAACGCTCGACCCCGCACTCGCTCCGCAAGGCTTTACCGGCACGCTGATCGCAGCAGACCGCATCGACGCGCCCGATACGCCGCCCGCGATTGCCACATCACCTACCGATCCGGCCTATATCTTCTACACCTCAGGCTCGACCGGCCGGCCCAAGGGGGTGCTGCTGGGCCATAATGCCTGTTTCTATATCGCCGGTTCGATCCGCCATTTCCGCGATGGAGAGCTGTCGCGGGTGGCAGCGGTTACTTCCATATCGTTCGATCCGTCAGTCTTCGAGATTTTCGCCCCGCTGGCTTGCGGCGGCACTATCGTGCTCAAGGACGATGCGCTGGAACCGTTCACTGCGGACGAGCGCCCGACCCTTTTACAAGGCGTGCCGACCGCTTTGCGCCAGCTGGCGCGTGCAGGTGCCATCCCAGATACGGTGATCGCGATAAACAGCGGCGGCGAAACGCTGACCCGCCATATCGCCGACGAGATTTACGGCGCATGCGCGGCGCGGCGCATCTATAACCATTACGGCCCGACAGAGGCATCGATCTGCACCTCCATTTCCACCATTCGCCGCGAAGATCATGGCGTGCCGGATATCGGCAGCCCCGTCGCCGGCGCGCAGGTTTTGATCCGCGACATGATGAATGGCGATCCGGTCGCAGATGGCGAAACCGGCGAAATCTGCATCGGCGGACCGGTGCTGGCGCATGGCTATCTGGGTGACAGGGCGCTAACCGATGCGCGCTTTAAGCATGACCGGCATAGCGGCATGCGTGTCTATCGCACCGGCGACCTGGGGCGCATCGGGCCACAGGGCCGCTTGCAATTCCTTGGCCGCATCGACGACCAGTTCAAGCTGCGCGGCCATCGTGTCGAGCTGGCCGAGATCGACGATACCTTGGTCTCGATCACCGGCATCGTCGATGCGGGCACGATCGTCATCGAAGAGAGGGGGGAGTCGAGGTTGATCGGTTTCGTCGCATGCTGCCCGGATGCTCCAGACGACGAAATCGCACTTCTCACCGCTATACGCGAAAGTCTGCCCGCCAGCATGGTGCCGCATCGCATCATCCGGATCGGTAGCATCCCGCGCCTGCCCAGCGGCAAGGTGGACAGGACCGAATTGAAACGCATGGCCGGAGAATACGCCGGTGACCAGAGCATGGCTAAAAATGCGACTGCCACTGGCACTGCCGATGGCGGTGAGACGATCATCGAAACCATCGCCCGCCTGTTCGGCGAAGCACTGGATCGTCCGCCGCTTGGTCCGTCAGAGGATTTCTTCACCGCAGGCGGCGATTCATTGATGTGTGTAGAGATCGCATTGCGGCTTGAGGAAGTGCTGGACCGCCCCATTCCGGTCAATCTGCTGACCCATCATTCCACTCCAAACGATTTGTTCACCGCGCTCAACCATGCTCGCAATGCGGACCGGCTGATCACCTATGACGGTAATCCCGACGGAGACACGATTTTCATCGCCCCGGGCATACGCGGGTCCGACACCGACTACACTAGTCTGAAGCCGCTACTCGCGCACCGACGGCTGGTCATGCTCCACGCCCTCCCGCTCGCCGCGGACATGATCCGCGATCCGCAAATCGAGACGCTGGTCCGTGCGCTCATCCCTCTGATTGAAGCAGAGCAGCCCGAGGGGGTCGTGACGCTGCTGGGCTACTCATTCGGCGGGGTGGTGGCCTATGCTTTGGCACGCGAGCTGGATGCACGGGGGCGCAACACGCGACTGATCATCATTGACACGCAAATCTCGCACTGCAAGGCGCAGCCGATCGACTGGCTGCGCTGGACGAAAAACGAATTCTGGCCCGCCCTGCGCCAGCAGGGTTTCAAGAATGCCATGCGTCGACTGGCCCGTTCATTGCTTTTCTGGTTTCCCAACACAATCGGCCGGTTCCGGCACGAATATGTCCCGGATTTCATAACCAGCGCCGACCCCGCCTTTGTCGCCAGTCTGGTCAAAGCCGCCACCAGCCTGCGATACACGCCGCGACATGCGCCGACCTTGCTGATCGTGGCAGAGAAGATGCACCCGACCGATCTGCTGAATAGTCCCGATGGCGTTTCGGGATGGCATGGATTGCTGCATGGGCCCGATATCGAGATCCGCAGTATTCCGGTTACCCATTCGGAACTGGTGCGCCGTCCGGTGGTGAGCCGCATCAGCAGCCTGCTGGAAGGCTGGCTGACAAACGAATCCGCAGGCGACGGCATAGAAACCTCTTGA
- a CDS encoding M3 family metallopeptidase: protein MYKSALLIGTALCAATLGACTTTATDTDMATTAPTATTIPEGTGIFASESTLPFKAPDFSRIQESDFQPAIEQGMAIEKAEWQAIADNPEAPSFDNTIVALQRTGRMLGRAQRAFSILTGTVTNDNLDAIDAALSPKLAAHSDTLFLNDKIFARVKAVYDNRAAMSMTAEDAVLLEKTYERFVHAGAELSPEAKQQLRDINTQLSTLDTKFGQMLSQASKDNALVVSDRAALAGLSDAEITAAAKAASDRGLDGQYVIALQNTTQQPLLASLDNRETRKALFDKSWNRAVNGDANDTREIVKQIATLRAQKAALFGEPDYASYQMYDRMAETPENAITFMQGLAGPTAKAQLIDAAAINAMIKADGGDFTVQPWDWDYYASKVRAEKFAIDDNAIKPFFEVNRVLEDGVFFAANKLYGLSFEKRTDIPVWHPTVSVYTVFDKDGSELALFYFDPFQRDSKRGGAWMSSFVGQSGLYGEKPVIYNVLNIPPPAEGEPALTDFDNVETMFHEFGHALHGMFSDVKYPSLAGTATPRDFVEFPSQANEKWAVEPSVLANYARHYQTGAPMPADLLKKVQDAQGFDQGYALGETLSAAMLDMKWHDLGAGEIPADVNAFEAQALASTGLHTDLVPPRYRTSYFRHVWGSGYAAGYYAYLWTEMLSANTGEWYDANGGLTRANGDKFRATVLSRGGTIDYNDAFVALTGKEPQVAPLLRARGLLYTGE from the coding sequence TTGTATAAATCTGCCCTGCTGATCGGCACGGCGCTGTGCGCTGCAACGCTTGGCGCATGCACCACGACCGCGACGGATACCGACATGGCCACGACCGCCCCGACAGCCACCACGATCCCGGAAGGCACCGGCATCTTTGCCAGCGAATCCACCTTGCCATTCAAGGCACCGGATTTCAGCCGCATTCAGGAAAGCGATTTCCAGCCTGCCATCGAACAGGGCATGGCCATCGAAAAGGCCGAATGGCAGGCGATCGCCGATAATCCGGAAGCTCCGAGCTTTGACAATACGATCGTCGCTTTGCAGCGTACCGGTCGCATGCTCGGCCGCGCGCAGCGTGCCTTTTCGATCCTGACGGGCACGGTCACCAACGACAATCTGGACGCGATCGACGCGGCCCTGTCGCCCAAGCTGGCAGCGCATAGCGATACGCTGTTCCTGAACGACAAGATTTTCGCACGGGTCAAGGCGGTTTACGACAATCGAGCCGCGATGAGCATGACGGCCGAAGACGCGGTGCTGCTGGAAAAAACCTATGAACGTTTCGTCCACGCCGGTGCCGAACTTTCACCCGAAGCAAAGCAGCAATTGCGCGATATCAATACGCAGCTTTCGACGCTGGATACCAAATTCGGCCAGATGCTGTCGCAAGCGAGCAAGGACAATGCGCTGGTCGTGTCCGACCGTGCGGCGCTGGCGGGACTGTCGGATGCAGAGATTACCGCAGCGGCCAAGGCTGCCAGCGATCGCGGGCTGGACGGGCAATATGTGATTGCGCTGCAAAACACGACGCAGCAGCCGCTGCTCGCCTCGCTCGACAATCGCGAAACGCGCAAGGCGCTGTTCGACAAAAGCTGGAACCGCGCCGTCAACGGCGATGCCAATGACACGCGCGAGATCGTAAAGCAGATTGCGACTCTGCGTGCCCAAAAGGCCGCCCTGTTCGGCGAGCCCGACTATGCCAGCTATCAGATGTACGATCGCATGGCCGAAACGCCCGAAAACGCGATCACCTTCATGCAGGGTTTGGCCGGTCCGACGGCGAAAGCCCAATTGATCGATGCTGCAGCGATCAATGCGATGATCAAGGCCGATGGCGGCGACTTTACCGTACAGCCGTGGGACTGGGATTATTACGCATCCAAGGTCCGTGCCGAGAAATTCGCCATCGACGACAATGCGATCAAGCCGTTCTTCGAAGTCAATCGCGTGCTGGAAGACGGTGTCTTTTTCGCGGCGAACAAGCTGTACGGGCTGAGCTTTGAAAAGCGCACCGACATCCCCGTCTGGCATCCTACCGTCTCGGTCTATACCGTGTTCGACAAGGACGGTTCCGAACTTGCGCTGTTCTATTTCGATCCGTTCCAGCGCGACAGCAAGCGCGGCGGGGCATGGATGTCGAGCTTTGTCGGCCAGTCCGGTCTGTATGGCGAAAAACCCGTTATTTACAATGTTCTGAACATCCCCCCTCCGGCCGAGGGTGAGCCCGCGCTGACCGATTTCGACAATGTGGAAACGATGTTCCACGAATTCGGCCATGCGCTTCACGGCATGTTCTCCGATGTGAAATATCCCTCGCTTGCAGGTACCGCGACTCCCCGCGATTTCGTGGAATTTCCCAGCCAGGCGAACGAGAAATGGGCGGTCGAACCCAGCGTGCTGGCCAATTACGCGAGGCATTACCAGACCGGCGCGCCCATGCCCGCCGATCTGCTGAAAAAGGTGCAGGACGCGCAAGGTTTCGATCAGGGCTACGCACTGGGCGAAACGCTTTCGGCAGCCATGCTGGACATGAAGTGGCATGATCTGGGCGCCGGCGAGATTCCCGCGGACGTGAATGCGTTCGAGGCGCAGGCACTGGCTTCCACGGGGCTGCACACCGATCTAGTGCCCCCGCGCTATCGCACGAGCTATTTCCGGCATGTCTGGGGCAGCGGTTATGCGGCGGGTTATTACGCCTATCTGTGGACCGAAATGCTGTCGGCCAATACCGGCGAATGGTATGATGCGAATGGCGGATTGACCCGCGCCAATGGCGACAAGTTCCGCGCCACCGTGCTGTCACGCGGCGGGACCATCGATTACAACGATGCGTTCGTGGCTTTGACAGGCAAGGAACCACAGGTCGCGCCGCTGCTGCGCGCACGCGGCTTGCTGTATACCGGCGAATAA
- a CDS encoding cation:proton antiporter, giving the protein MASELHLTPVLSDALVILGAAGIVIPVFARFRVTPIIGFILVGMAVGPFGLGRLVFDYPWLQYVTITDPQGLDPFAEFGIILLLFTIGLELSFNRLWAMRRLVFGLGALELTISAALIAFALMVMGQYWSGALGLGLALALSSTALVLPISGTKSPVGKAALSMLLFEDIAIVPIIFLLGAMAPYAATEGMDGLWTTLWTGALTVAVLMIGGRFMLPRLFAQAARTKSPELFLAASLLVVIIASLATAAVGLSPIVGALIAGLLIAETEYHTEVEGITAPFKGLALGIFLITVGMGVDLGVVIDNIGPIALAVAGVLLAKALVTGVLLRMMGARRGTAVETGILMSAPSETTLIVMAAAASAQLIQPQTAQFWQIVTAIGLTITPILALIGKAVARRVDAAPPVPVEEVAQERAIILGYGRVGQLVAEMMQKHGRPFLAIDADPEVAHIARKKQHPLLFADARGPALDRLDLSGANAFILTMDEPVLAARLVKKLRESHPDVPIISRARDTSHAAELYRAGATDAVPETLESSLQLSEAALVSVGTAVGPVIASIHEKRDEFRDQLMLEGELSKRPKLKTSPAAAE; this is encoded by the coding sequence ATGGCGAGCGAACTTCACCTTACCCCCGTTTTGTCCGATGCATTGGTGATTCTGGGGGCGGCAGGGATCGTCATTCCCGTATTCGCCCGTTTTCGCGTCACCCCGATCATCGGTTTCATTCTGGTTGGCATGGCGGTCGGACCGTTCGGTCTGGGCCGCCTGGTGTTCGATTATCCATGGCTGCAATATGTGACCATAACCGACCCGCAAGGATTGGACCCCTTTGCGGAATTCGGGATCATCCTGCTGTTGTTCACCATCGGGCTGGAACTCAGCTTTAACCGCCTGTGGGCGATGCGGCGGCTGGTGTTCGGGCTGGGCGCGCTGGAACTGACGATATCGGCGGCGCTGATCGCCTTCGCGCTGATGGTAATGGGCCAGTACTGGAGCGGCGCTCTGGGCCTTGGCCTTGCACTGGCCCTGTCGTCGACCGCATTGGTACTGCCGATATCGGGCACCAAATCGCCGGTGGGCAAGGCGGCCCTGTCGATGCTGCTGTTCGAGGATATCGCCATCGTCCCCATCATCTTCCTGCTGGGCGCGATGGCACCTTATGCCGCGACCGAGGGGATGGACGGGTTGTGGACCACGCTTTGGACCGGCGCGCTGACGGTGGCCGTGCTGATGATCGGGGGCCGTTTCATGCTGCCCCGCCTGTTCGCACAGGCTGCCCGCACCAAAAGCCCCGAACTGTTTCTGGCCGCCAGCCTGCTGGTGGTGATCATCGCCAGCCTTGCGACCGCTGCGGTAGGGTTGTCGCCCATCGTCGGCGCGCTGATCGCGGGTTTGCTGATCGCAGAAACCGAATATCACACCGAGGTCGAAGGCATCACCGCACCGTTCAAAGGGCTGGCACTGGGTATCTTTCTAATTACGGTCGGCATGGGTGTCGATCTGGGCGTGGTGATCGACAATATCGGCCCGATTGCCCTGGCCGTTGCGGGCGTGCTGCTGGCAAAGGCGCTGGTCACCGGCGTGTTGCTGCGCATGATGGGCGCGCGGCGCGGGACGGCAGTGGAAACGGGCATATTGATGTCCGCTCCATCGGAAACCACGCTGATCGTGATGGCCGCTGCCGCCAGCGCGCAGCTGATCCAGCCCCAGACGGCGCAATTCTGGCAGATCGTTACAGCCATCGGCCTGACCATCACCCCGATCCTTGCGCTCATCGGCAAGGCGGTTGCCCGCCGCGTAGATGCCGCGCCGCCCGTGCCGGTAGAGGAAGTTGCGCAGGAACGCGCCATCATCCTCGGCTATGGCCGCGTGGGGCAATTGGTGGCCGAGATGATGCAAAAGCATGGTCGCCCGTTCCTTGCCATCGATGCCGACCCCGAGGTCGCCCATATCGCGCGCAAGAAGCAGCACCCCTTGCTGTTCGCCGATGCGCGCGGCCCTGCGCTCGACCGGCTGGATTTGTCAGGCGCGAACGCCTTTATCCTGACGATGGATGAGCCGGTGCTGGCCGCGCGCCTTGTAAAGAAGCTGCGTGAGAGCCATCCCGATGTGCCCATCATCTCGCGCGCCCGCGATACCAGCCACGCGGCGGAACTCTATCGCGCGGGCGCAACCGATGCCGTGCCCGAAACGCTGGAAAGCTCTCTGCAATTGAGCGAGGCGGCGCTGGTCAGCGTGGGCACCGCCGTGGGGCCCGTCATCGCGTCGATCCACGAAAAGCGCGACGAATTCCGCGACCAGCTAATGCTGGAAGGCGAATTGAGCAAAAGGCCAAAGCTGAAAACCTCCCCCGCAGCTGCGGAGTGA